The nucleotide sequence ACAACTCAACAGCAAAACTAATTATTTctgatcattttttttttacctaaaatagtttttttatcaataataaatcgTTGAAATTTTTGGGCGCTGTCCCTATTGATCTTCCAAAGATCCCGAAAAATTATCGATCTTAACGAAATAACTAATGTTCCtaaggaaaaacaaatattcaacGTCTTAAAATAGGAAATTTCCTGTCTTGTATTCAGTTGCCCGTCATTATATTGTCCTGGCAGGTTTCAACCCTAAGACTCTCCATAACGACATGGCCCTCCTCCGGCTCCAGCGACCCCTGGAGCTGGCGGCTCACATCAACGTCATCTGTCTCCCGGAACAAGACGAATCCTTTGAGCAGAGCCGGCACTGTGTGGCCAACGGTTGGGGGAAAAACGTCTTCGGTGAggaatgtcatatatatatatgggactacgaaaaaatcatttacaaatacagttattttaaacctaaattaaatgtaatcaaCAAAGACGctcgcaaaaaaaatatcccacATTCAAGATCAAAAAATCTAAGGTCCCTTGGAGCCCGTACAATAAAGAATAGCAGTCTTAACAGCTCGGTCCGTCCACACATCGCGGCATGAGCAGCTCCGTCTGAACCGACGGCCGATGCTGTACCGCTATTGGTAAAACTTTTCTCTCATCCAGTCCGCGGTCGCAGCTTCGAGTCCCGCGCGATGCTTCACttccttattaattatatagattttaaaccGAGTGTGAGCCCGACCCTGTTCCTGGACTGACAAAACCCTACCATTTCTGTCTAAACGACAATAGTCTTTAAGGCAACGCCTGGAAAAAATCAGCAGCGGCTCAGACGCGACGGTTATTTGCCAAACAAAATGTCTGCTCGTTCGTCCCTCAGTAACATATAAACTGGCCTATACGTATAGAGGGCTGAGGGTGCGTGTGTTACACCAGGTGGCAGAGGACGGTACGCTGTGATCCTGAAGCGCGTGGAGGTGGACATGGTGCCCTTCGACCAGTGCGCCAACCAGCTGAAGAGGACCCGCCTAGGGAGCCGCTTCCAGCTGCACAGGAGCTTCGTCTGCGCTGGTGGGGAAGAAGGAAGAGATACCTGTCAGGTAGTAGACAAGATCCCGTGTCTCATGACGCTGGAGCAAACTTAAGATCTCTTAAAATGTGaaagaacaaaattttttctatattatagaATCTActgtattatatgttattatatttagttaagtaAGTTCCATTACctatagatggcgctagttcACTATTAAAGGAATTACCAATTCAATAAGCacagattaataataatttatttcataaagtaTATCGAGTGtggacaatatatatatatatatatatatatataaatatatatatatatttatatatatatatatatataaatatatatatatatttttctgtaccCAGGGCGACGGCGGCGCGCCCCTCGCTTGTCCGTTCGGTGAGAATCGGTACAAGCTGAGCGGTCTCGTCGCGTGGGGTATAGGGTGCGGGGAGAAGGACGTACCAGCGGCGTATGTCAGGGTGTCCATGTTCAGGAGGTGGACGGACGACGTCATGCTGTCCTGGGGCCTCAACACCGACGGGTACACGGCATACTGACCCCTGACCTGACCAGGGGTCGGGGGTGACGTCACAGGATATCATGAGATCAGTCCAATGTATATAagagatgaaaatatatactttattgaaTATCACAATCCgccttattatttatgtcgCAGTGTCTCTGCCCGCGGTTTCGTTTGTGTTTTGTGTAGGTGTGTATATTCAATTTTACTCGTGActtcaacttttattttaaacctgATAATCCTTGTCGTGTAACGCCTTatagctttttatttatatcaaccgTACGTTTAAATTCGAACTAGTCTAgtaattattgtaacattCCTCTAGTTCTCCGTACGTCGACGTGCAGCGCCATCTTTTGGCATAATCGCGGAGACTTGGTCTTATATAGAGACATTCTTTcagtttcaatatattttcgtcCCTGCTTAAGTGAATTATATAGAGTGGCAACCAGAGGTTCcgggaaaactacgaaacatacttatatgtatattataataagaattacatatcaAAACtcataacctatacctaagactatgattgccccgatgttaggatagcaataaCATTTCACTGCTTGTGTGgtgtcaggaatcttctggttcacacggcttggagTTCGTTCCGCGGGGACAGCGGCGTCACTccttttatgatatttttccatacaacgatattgccccggcgatgttcatttatttgttaacatCTTCAcacacaataaaatgtatgatgtAGGCTTGGATTTTGCTATAACTTTCAAGTAATGTAACTTAGAAATGAGAACAACACAGGTTTTTCAAATACTCACACACATTTAAGTCAGGTCGCCGTCCAAAGATGGCGTTGCTGGCTGGTACCTAATTCCATTGAAGTTACCATCCGCACACCCGGCTCGAGGTTATAGCAGACAAAACCGCGGGCATTAACTAGTGACGCAAGAAATGAAACGACTGccaacaaacattatttattaattgattttttctttataacaatCACTTAATTTTAACGGTAGGCAGCGCGCTGCCACAGTTAGCTTTCTCCAGCTCCTCGTGTATTTGTTTCAGGCGAGCCCTCGCCAGCGTGAGGTTGGCGTTAGTAGCTCTCATACTCTCCTGGGAATTAAAATACGATAAAAACACGCTGTTCCTTATATAACCTGTTAGGAATGTGTTTTATgtggaaacttttttttattatctacacacacacgcacacacacacacgcacacacacacacaaacacacacacacataaataaTCTCACCTTAAGTAGGCATTCAATGACTTTCATGATTAACTGAATATAATCAATCCTCAGTcagattttttcataaaagaaaCTGCTGAACATATTCTCATCAAACTTTACGGTAGCAGCTCATGTATATGACTGCAATTTAAACCTCTACAAATACTACTACCGCCCCCTGGtgtaaactattaaaatacttcaGTTTGGTACACAGAAGCAAATTACATGAGATGAATATCTTGAAATGTGATTTACATGAGACGGAGCTTTCCCTAtgttttcattactttaagaataattaatttaatgaaaactgttactttactataaaaaaattatatatatatatagatgttaaataatatgatgtcGAGTACAATGTAGGTAACATTACATTAGGTTCCGTCATTCAGTCTCGATGCTCAGcactgtacatatattatgaatgataGTTTTATTGGATACTACAGAAGACATCATGTTAggtagagaggagcttggacggtggaggtgagcggtTAACTTAAacttacacctgggtcgcaagtcccaggcgctgttgaagctcctctccccgCAAGGATGGACCCAACATGGTGAATATAGGGAATGATGAGGAGTTTGGTCTCGTCTCACCTGTACACTGAGCAGGATTCTGTCCGATGTCATCAATTTCTCCACACAGATACTTGTGCTGTTCCTCACCAGACCCTCGATGGTTGCCCTCAAAGATACGTTACATTcccctgaaaaaaaaaaaataaaagataaagataaataaaaggtaagtTATGGGAAGGAATATAAGAGTAAATGGTATGgttataaatagataattttgtattgaGCATGAGATATGTTGCAATGGATCGTGCATCAGCTCGGGCCGGGACGTGATAGTTGAGTTGGCAAAGCAAGTGGAACATTACAACAGAGGGCACACATTTGATTCCTGGTtgtcttattaattttctaaacttatatatataagtttaaatcaactgaaaaatattgcaatataattttatagtttcactatagataaaaaatgtctCTTCTAAGAACAGGAACTAAttggtaattaatttataacggaGCGTTAATTCAGCCAATACTTGATTTATATGTGAATTATGACggaatatagaataaaaaccagtggtggcctggaggatAAAGGCCCGTCTTTCATACGTGGGCACGGGTCccaacctggcaagtaccaatgtggtGTTTTCCGAGTTGTGTTAGTTTCTAAGAGTATATAGACACCACTGGCTGGAACAGGCTACAGCTAGCCTTGGGGTCTGAATAGCCAcaaaaaagtgctggtgcagaaggcaaggggCAACCATGCAAATGTCTTCCCATGAAAGTCATCTTGTATACGGAACACTGATACGTGATCACCACGACaagtctgcaaagactctaGCGACTATGaagaatagaataaaaaaccaTAAACAATACTTATGTATTAACATTATGaagaaaatgatattttctttgattttttaagtttcaatacattagttcatctcgtctgcccatgataccggttgctgcaaagtaaccgaaacatcgggagtatgtggctcaaataataaaaaacgcgtagtggGTACatgcgaaaatattagttttatttaaatgaatactcgcgagtcttagatatcattgtATATTAGGGAATAAAATTCTTACACAGTTTCTGATGTAATATAGAGTTGTGCATCAGTTTAGTCGGTGATGCTGGAAACATGGATGTATGGAGCGGAGCATCGAGCTCATCTAAGCTCGGAGACTGGATTTTGGActctgaaaataatttaatttacataattttcatatacttatatttgttttctctttaattttaaatgatgaaCAACTTTACCATCATCAGATTCCGGGGCCTCTCCCGATATCACAAAGGCTTTGGAACAGGCGGACGAATCCTggagatttaaatttatatgcaagttttatattttttttgtgatactGTTTGTTCTTGTCATAAAGTGGTAGaacttttgtaaataaataggtATTAATGTGATTTATTTGTATGGTATTGTCGTTAAACGCTGAAAAAATTTAGTAGATAATCGAGATTAAACCTATGCGTTTATTGTTGAAGCCTTTGCTGGGATTTGTGAGTTTTTACTAGCACTAAGTACATATTTGTCAGATGAAAGTGTCACGTACAGGAGATCTCCCTTCCTCGATTTCAGAATCTGACTCTGATGCTTCACCTTCAACTACTTGGGCCATTTTGGACATTTTCAGTTCCAAAatagttatttgaattaaaaaacgtaaataatCTCTGTTGTTATTTGGTCAAATGACAGTCTTTTGCTTCTAAATGTCAGCTGCCATTGACATGTACTCATGTTTACGGATGCGTTCAGTTCTAACAAATTGTTCCCTGTTGTATAAAACatcaagtttttaattaatttcttgttttattgGATTTAGATTGATGTTGCTGAATCTATTgtacaaataatgttttaaatggcAGACATTCAGatgctatttattttagttttacggTATGAATTCACTGTATAGATACGAATAAAAatagcaattatttttatgttcaaatattacataactATTCAGATACTacgaatgttaaaaaattaagaacataACGTCGTTAGTAAAGGATTATGTTCAAACTTCAAGCCTTTTGCCGGCGTTGTTCATATCTCTTTACTGTATATactacagataataaatatcaatattactaCTTACAAAGTCTATTTTTCAGATATCAATGAAGAAAcgaatatatagtataaacttTTACCtgatatgttttgtttaatgcCAAAGTTGGCAAACGACCAGACGGCGTATCTGATGGAGGTGgttaccgtcgcccatgggcAGCCGCAACATAATCTTGTGGATGCGTTGCCACGCTTGATTGGGGAAGAGAAAGAAGAAAGGGTGGGAACGGGGAAAGGGCAACTGGCTCTCTCAcccatcggacgaaacgcagccattaaagattacttcacgccgatcttctgtgagagggtggaacttccccggtcgagccggCCCATGTTCGAGTAGTTATAACTtaaccacagctaggctctaccactttTGTAGTTATTgcattcaaaaaataaattggaaaATATATCAAGATACGTGATGTCGGAAGATTCCATGTACTATttggacaaaaatatttttttagtgttATGGTACCaataaaacacatataaaCATGAAGAACTGTTTTACTATCAGTTTTAACGTGGACGTATTGACACAGCGacgaatatttacaataatacaatACACAATAACCTCGGTGATATCACTTTTCATAAAATGGAAAAGCCTTAACAAGTTcactataaaaaacttttaagcaTTGTTCGGATAACTcctaatgaaattttttttattaattaaaactataaaatgcgGACATATTGATGTATAAGAAGTTTCTTAAAGTGTTGCTATGAGTTTTAcatacagcgccatctatttaCGGATCAGATCATTCGGTTTTGATTGAATGGAAGTCATTGGGTCAGTTCGCGGTCATTCAGGTAATAAAGATTTCGTTCGTTCAACTCGTCGATGAGACGAATTGATCTGTGAATGGCTTGGAACGAGTGATCCGAATCCCGTCCGTCAAAACAGTTATCACACCATTTTTTGTCAGAGaacattttatgaaaagtattaaaatataacaagtttgatgtgattttaaaaaaacaacaattcaAATCTAACGAAATGCTACGGACGTTGCGATTTCCGTccatcaattaaatatttaattgacttaaattaacattacatatttatattgtgaatcaaaagaatataattcGTAAACAATCACTAGGAAtaagtaaaactaataatatacatgAAATAATCTGTCAAGTCCACTTCAATACATAGAATACAGATAAtaacaagaaatttaaattacaacagtgtatatatataaggtttgTGTGTAACTTTGGGTTAacttaatcatatttaaaatcttttctcACTCATAATAGGATAATATAAACATCGTGatctataaatatagaatagaaataaattataataattatatttttaatctgttctatagattgatattattatattctacgTCAGTCGTTTTTGTAACGCCGATAATAAGGTACGTCTCATAAGATAAGATCAGTGAGTTACATCACATTTGGCTCagcaatcatttattttaagtaaaggAACGTTCAATTTcacatatctttatatatattttttcatcagggaaattcaaattacatgtaataatttaattatctgtcTTAAATCGTCCCCTTACAGACTCGTGAGCCAGATGTGATGCAACATTCAACGTAACGTAGACTTATTATCTAGGAAAAGCCTAAAttacgtaaaattaaataaaaagtgacTATATaggaatagaaataaattaaaatagttattttttatattttatgaagaatttGATTTGTTATCTGTGTCATATATAATCTGTCTGTGTGCCATTTTGTCCGTTCTCTGTATTTTCAAAcgctgtttatataatttacataataatgatatgatttaaaaattgcttttaaaattaattatatttttttattaatatttaattcacttagaaattaaggttttaaatatGCGATTCGTGAACATCGGGTAAGctcatttgttattataaaattatggcgggattatttttttggtttcatagaaaaatcggtaaaataaataaataaataaaaaaaaaaaccaatccGTATACATCCGTTTgtcgaaaaatataattattagcgTGTagatattatcttttttttagtttatttggtAGCGACTTGGAGATGGTACCCTGTtggtgtttataaaattataaatataaagtacttAATCGAAAAACAGCatacaaattcaattatacCAATCGATTAATGATTTTACGATTATCGAATTAccggtaaaatttttaacactacCGCAATTTAATGTCATCGATTAATTGACATTAGCAGTTGTGGAAGGGGCGAGTGATAAGAAATGTTTGTCTAtggtcataataaaaaaaacaaaaattgtctattatctttttaaaactatcaaaaCGTAACATCTCAACAGGACAGATTATTCTAAGTACTATATCTAGGACTCTACTTGTAAAAACAATGGGCTCTATAGTAAAAACTATCTACATAGTTTCTGAACTATACTATTATAGCGTATAATTAAATGCCTAGAAATTAATTAGGTTTTAATCAAGTACAGAAGTGAtagtttctattaaaaacaatagataatgataacaaaatatatcggAACTAGATAATGATTCAATGacattaataattcttaatatataatatttaaaatgtatatttatataataactaattgtaactatttatgaatagatatttttaatacttctgTACTCGAACGTACCTGAACATTGTATTGGTGACGACTTCATTGGAAATatacagatttttaatattcgaatgtattttttttttatctgtatcaGACGCCCAGCCAACGTCTAATGGATTCCTACAAAcggtttctttaaaaataaaaaataaaaacctatttattatttaggaaCATATTCATCTTTTACGaatcaaacaatataatattatatttataagtgaaGGAATATTTagacagtaattttttttaaatatacaatcttcttttattttatttattatctgtgaatcgtattacaaatatatgaataaaataaaccgaTTACGTTCTAATCAatagagaattaaaaaaaaaatatgattaatatcACAAAGACTCTAACTTCAAACTGCTGTCAAAACTGACATTGACAGgctgtcataaaaataacaaaggggttgttaaatttgatatttccaACAAAGCGTGCTAGAAGAGGAGGCTGGTCCAGGGAGCGAGCTGCCGGCACAGGCGGTGGAGCGCCGCGGGGGGCTGAGCGAGGACACGCCGGGGACACCGGCAGACAGGCTCGGACTCCGCCCTCCAACGATCACTGACAGTCAATGTATATTCGATAGTCAAGATCCGTCCGACAAACAAAAACGTCgactttgataaaatattacacgatttcagtgcgaatgaagccatagtaTGTATTATAGTCTTTATAGTTTGAAATCCGCTGAGATTTGAATGAAACGTGATTGAAATCCGCTGAGATCTGAATGAAATATAGCGTACGAAATATTCAATGAGTAGTTTATGCTATAATAATAGCAAGAAAGTGTTTTGCAAATTTTAAGTTGAACCACAATCCGATAACTCATACTATATATAACCGGTAAATATTCGTATCATTCTTAGCTGCCTTTCACTAaatgctttattaaaataaaaatatcgtcagttcgaaatcattaaattactttgttcCATTCTTAGGTCGTTATGTTGGTATTGTGCAGGATTTTTGCCACTAGCACGTATTTGCCCACaactagtttttattaattgtcagCTGTTTGCCCACCATCAATATTTTGCTCTTTAACAACTGTTTACTCACCACCAGTGTTTTGTTCATTAACAACTGTTTGCCCACCACCAGTATTTTGTTCATTAACAACTATTTGCCCACcactaatattttgtttattaacaaCTGTTTGCCCACCACCAGTATTTTGTTCATTAACAACTGTTTGCCCACCACCAGTACTTTGTTCATTAACAACTGTTTGCCCACCACCAGTACTTTGTTCATTAACAACTGTTTGCCCACCATTAGTAGTCGTTCATTAACAACTGCTCGCCCACCTGTCGTTGCGCTGGTGCGCCGCATCACTCTGCCGTCATAGCACCGTGTCGAACATCTGCAGCGAGCGCGTGATGACGTCATCCTTGAGGCACGACTCCAGGAACTCCTCGATGGTGATGACGCCGTCCTGGTTCAGGTCCAGCTTCCTGAACACCCGGTCCACCTGCGATGAGATTTGGaggtgaaaaatataatgaattatagAATTTCCAAGCAGCAAAGAGGTTGTTTTTAACCTTTCAGAACATACTGAATATTAATGCCttcaggtaaaaaaaaaacaagactaATCACGTGACTTCAGAATTTGGTTCGTATAGATTGTCTTTCACAGTACCCTTGTATCTGCCTACTGCCTACTTTCCTACTATGGCCTAGAAGTTTTGTCTAAAATATCCTCATATATGAAATGCAATGTCAAGAAggttgtatattttcattgtaatgaTAAGTATTTATACGGCGTGTTATCAAATTGTGGCGCCCAAAGTGGGACACAAAAATGTCAAACTGTTTTTGAGGTTTGGATTCGAAGAGccgttttctttttatttgcatttagatattttatataaactaagaTAGCAACAAGAGACTATGTTTTTCTGAATACAATGCGAttttatcgttattttttttttttttaattttggatGCATTAAAAAATCGTTGGCGGTGAATGCAATAGGACTtgtaaaaaagaatttaaagttCTTTGCtgtcagaaaatatatttttttatgctacgGCTTAATCCGCACTGGGATCGTGgtgtattctgccaatgtcaacctttttatttgtcggacgaattataatctcgAGTGCTGTGTGGAGGAAACACGAAGGAGGTTGTTAGTAAACTTACAATTTTTGGTGGCCAAAGTGGACGAGGCTAAGTCCTCGTGGACACCTGGAGGTCCACTTGGAACACTTTGTTCTTTCACTTATCTCATTCAGAAAAGACCCCATGATGAATATAAAGATATCAGACCCTGTCCCTAGTGGACTTGTAAATTCATGGTTTTTTAAGTCCAAAGTGTGGAAATTGTATCCAACCTGTTCGTTAGCCTTCGCGTCATCGATCCTGGCTGCGGGTGAGCCCGGCGGCGCCCGGCGACCCAGCAGCTCGTGAACAGCTACCACCACCTGGGAACAGATGAGCTCATGTACTCATAACGGCTATGACGTCACCATtatggttaaaaatattgataaaatttaaagggaAGTTACACTGTGGATGTTTGTGGATATATTTTCATGCTGTCTTTTAAGGTTTTCCGGCGACGTAATTCGCGtagatgtaaaatatttgtgaggTCTGattaaggatattttattatcattactaTTATCAGTAATAGTAGGACTTTATCTTAGGTTAAAGCATTAAGTTTTTTAGTGTCTAGATAAGGTGATAGTCCATGGactatatatacttaatggATATATGGTCTATATAACTCTTGAGAAATGTTCCAATCAGACCAATCATCAGATAACATTGAACTaactagttttataatatcaatagcaATAGTCCATCGTATCTGTGTAGTCTGTTAAAGTCTCCTCCCAAGCTTATTTCTTATCTCTACCAGAGCTCACCTCGGCCAGTTCTTGCCTGG is from Danaus plexippus chromosome 29 unlocalized genomic scaffold, MEX_DaPlex mxdp_37, whole genome shotgun sequence and encodes:
- the LOC116776784 gene encoding uncharacterized protein LOC116776784, producing the protein MSKMAQVVEGEASESDSEIEEGRSPDSSACSKAFVISGEAPESDDESKIQSPSLDELDAPLHTSMFPASPTKLMHNSILHQKLWECNVSLRATIEGLVRNSTSICVEKLMTSDRILLSVQESMRATNANLTLARARLKQIHEELEKANCGSALPTVKIK